The following proteins are co-located in the Octopus sinensis linkage group LG24, ASM634580v1, whole genome shotgun sequence genome:
- the LOC115224111 gene encoding histone-lysine N-methyltransferase SETMAR-like, which yields MTETRHTTKECQLEKNEHLRHLLLFAFNQGAKATKAARDICAVYGEGTITERTAQKWFARFKEGKFNLTDSPRSGRPVQFNEERLHQLIHEDPHQSTRQLAQQMGCSHDSIARHLHSMVKEPKTEK from the exons atgactgaaacaag ACATACGACGAAGGAGTGCCAGTTGGAGAAGAATGAGCATTTGCGACACCTTCTCCTCTTCGCTTTCAATCAAGGCGCCAAGGCTACCAAAGCCGCTCGAGACATCTGTGCCGTGTACGGAGAGGGCACCATTACTGAAAGAACTGCACAGAAATGGTTTGCACGCTTCAAGGAGGGGAAATTTAATCTCACAGACTCTCCACGCTCTGGCCGACCTGTTCAGTTCAATGAAGAACGATTGCACCAGCTCATCCATGAAGATCCCCACCAATCCACGAGGCAGTTGGCCCAGCAAATGGGATGCTCACACGACAGCATCGCTCGTCATCTTCACTCGATGGTTAAAGaaccaaaaacagaaaaatag